Proteins encoded by one window of Oreochromis niloticus isolate F11D_XX linkage group LG17, O_niloticus_UMD_NMBU, whole genome shotgun sequence:
- the glipr1a gene encoding GLIPR1-like protein 1, which produces MRSAVERLLWACIILDSGVRSISLPEISDLKFIEECVKEHNWARSSVSPPATDMLYMTWDEALAITAKAWAKRCIFDHNIYLKDAPRVHPTYSSVGENIWTAYPPSEFNTARAIKSWVDEVNNYSYQENSCNHVCGHYTQVVWASTYKVGCAVQLCPDGIKYFDDKKGVLFVCNYATAGNINRQRPYASQGGACSRCSGTCENKLCRSAERDSQKSYNWSPDWDTSDTSNSSSVSILIARPVALGFTFITAYVVHYFYPDVFCYE; this is translated from the exons ATGAGGAGTGCAGTGGAGAGGTTGCTGTGGGCCTGCATTATCCTGGATTCTGGTGTGCGCTCAATTTCACTGCCAGAAATCAGTGATTTGAAGTTCATTGAGGAATGTGTGAAAGAGCACAACTGGGCGCGGTCGTCTGTCAGTCCCCCTGCTACTGACATGCTGTACATG ACGTGGGATGAGGCCTTAGCCATTACTGCAAAAGCGTGGGCAAAACGCTGTATATTTGATCACAACATTTACCTCAAAGATGCTCCCCGCGTGCACCCTACCTATTCCTCTGTGGGAGAAAACATATGGACAGCCTATCCACCATCAGAATTTAATACAGCAAGAGCCATAAAGAGTTGGGTGGATGAAGTAAACAACTACAGCTACCAAGAGAACAGCTGCAATCATGTTTGTGGCCACTACACACAG GTTGTGTGGGCCAGCACCTACAAAGTTGGATGTGCTGTACAGCTGTGCCCAGATGGCATCAAGTACTTCGATGATAAAAAAGGTGTCCTCTTTGTATGCAACTATGCCACAGC GGGTAATATTAACAGACAGCGCCCATATGCATCTCAGGGGGGAGCCTGCTCTAGATGCAGTGGCACTTGTGAGAATAAGCTCTGTC GTAGTGCTGAACGTGATTCACAGAAAA GCTACAACTGGAGCCCAGACTGGGACACCTCAGATACCAGCAACTCTAGCTCTGTCAGTATTCTGATCGCTCGGCCGGTTGCCCTCGGCTTCACTTTCATTACAGCGTATGTAGTCCACTACTTCTACCCTGATGTATTCTGCTATGAATAA